From a single Miscanthus floridulus cultivar M001 chromosome 8, ASM1932011v1, whole genome shotgun sequence genomic region:
- the LOC136477982 gene encoding cysteine protease XCP1-like, translating into MEPKLPVLVLFLAFAACSASHHRDPSVVGYSQEDLALPSRLVNLFKSWSVKHSKIYASPKEKVKRYGIFKQNLMHVAETNRKNGSYWLGLNQFADIAHEEFKANYLGLKQGLSRMGAQTRTPTTFRYAATANLPWSVDWRYKGAVTPVKNQGKCGSCWAFSSVAAVEGINQIVTGKLVSLSEQELMDCDTTLDHGCEGGLMDFAFAYIMGSQGIHAEDEYPYLMEEGYCKEKQPQANVVTITGYEDVPENSEINLLKALAHQPVSVGIAAGSRDFQFYKGGVFDGACSDELDHALTAVGYGSSYGQNYITMKNSWGINWGEQGYVRIKMGTGKPEGVCGTYTMASYPVKNVTGWGA; encoded by the exons ATGGAACCCAAGCTCCCGGTGCTCGTCCTGTTCCTAGCATTTGCAGCCTGTTCTGCCAGTCACCACCGAGACCCCTCTGTTGTTGGATACTCCCAGGAAGATCTTGCATTGCCCAGCAGACTTGTTAACCTCTTCAAATCCTGGTCGGTGAAGCACAGCAAGATCTACGCCAGCCCGAAGGAGAAGGTGAAGAGGTATGGGATATTCAAGCAGAACCTGATGCACGTTGCAGAAACAAACAGAAAGAACGGGAGCTACTGGCTGGGCTTGAACCAGTTCGCCGACATCGCTCACGAAGAGTTCAAGGCCAATTATCTGGGATTGAAGCAAGGATTGTCAAGAATGGGTGCACAAACACGTACCCCAACAACGTTCAGGTACGCGGCCACAGCCAACCTGCCCTGGTCAGTCGACTGGAGGTACAAGGGAGCCGTGACGCCGGTCAAGAACCAAGGAAAATGCG GGAGCTGCTGGGCCTTCTCGTCAGTGGCAGCAGTTGAAGGGATCAACCAGATTGTGACGGGCAAGCTGGTATCGCTCTCGGAGCAGGAGCTGATGGACTGCGATACCACGTTGGATCACGGCTGCGAAGGGGGTCTCATGGACTTCGCGTTCGCTTACATAATGGGGAGCCAGGGGATCCACGCCGAGGACGAGTACCCGTACCTCATGGAAGAaggctactgcaaagaaaaacAG CCCCAGGCTAACGTCGTCACTATAACTGGATACGAGGATGTCCCGGAGAACAGTGAGATAAACCTGCTGAAAGCGTTGGCTCATCAGCCTGTCAGTGTTGGCATAGCTGCAGGGAGCAGGGACTTCCAGTTCTACAAAGGG GGGGTGTTCGACGGCGCCTGCAGCGACGAGCTTGATCATGCACTGACGGCCGTCGGATATGGCTCGTCGTACGGGCAGAACTACATCACGATGAAGAACTCGTGGGGCATTAACTGGGGAGAACAAGGGTACGTCAGGATAAAGATGGGCACCGGGAAGCCAGAGGGTGTTTGCGGCACCTATACGATGGCTTCCTACCCCGTGAAAAATGTAACAGGATGGGGTGCCTAA
- the LOC136474669 gene encoding uncharacterized protein produces the protein MHLSVNEGIEGVRFAVTGGQGFVGAALCLELLRRGAREVRSLDLRASSSWSQQLLDAGVRIIQGDIRKKDDVGRAFRGVDCVFHLASYGMSGKEMVQTGRTDEVNINGTCNVLDACHEQGVRRLVYVSTYNVVFGGKPIVNGNEALPYFPIEDHVDAYGRSKSVAEQLVLKSNGRPAKSDKSTRLYTCAIRPAAIYGPGEERHLPRILSLAKLGLTFFKIGGPDVKTDWVYIDNLVLALILASMGLLDDIPDRKGAPVAAGQAYFICDGSPCNTFDFIIKPLFQSLDYSVPQVTLDTSVALAISKIFLFISTLFYPWLDSKWMPQPLILPAEVYKVGVTHYFSFLKAREELGYVPMVRPHEGLAATISYWQERKRRELDGPTIFTWLAVTIGMLAVFSAACLPPVGPLKWVLDIHLFVFRSMLVIRLVLVIAIALHFGEAVYAWLLAKKVDPRNATGWFWQTFALGFFSLRYLLKRARG, from the exons ATGCATCTGAGCGTGAACGAGGGGATCGAGGGCGTGCGGTTCGCGGTGACGGGCGGGCAGGGCTTCGTCGGAGCCGCCCTCTGCCTCGAGCTGCTCCGCCGCGGTGCCCGCGAGGTCCGGTCCCTCGACCTCCGCGCATCCTCCTCCTGGTCCCAGCAGCTCCTCGACGCCGGCGTCCGCATCATCCAAG GGGACATTAGAAAGAAGGATGATGTGGGGAGGGCTTTCCGTGGAGTGGACTGTGTTTTCCACCTTGCTTCTTATGGCATGTCAGGGAAGGAAATGGTGCAGACTGGGAGAACTGATGAGGTTAATATAAATGGGACCTGCAATGTACTGGATGCTTGCCATGAACAAGGTGTTAGGAGACTTGTGTATGTAAGCACTTACAATGTGGTATTTGGAGGAAAGCCGATTGTCAACGGAAATGAGGCGTTGCCTTATTTTCCAATTGAAGACCATGTTGATGCTTATGGGCGCAGCAAATCAGTTGCTGAACAGTTGGTACTGAAGAGTAATGGGCGGCCAGCTAA GAGTGATAAAAGTACTCGTCTTTATACATGTGCAATTCGCCCTGCTGCTATATATGGACCAGGTGAAGAGCGTCATCTTCCAAGAATCCTGTCCCTTGCAAAGTTGGGATTAACATTCTTTAAGATTGGGGGCCCAGATGTCAAGACAGATTGGGTGTATATAGATAATCTAGTTCTTGCTCTGATATTGGCAAGCATGGGACTTTTAGATGACATTCCTGACAGGAAAGGAGCCCCTGTAGCAGCTGGTCAGGCCTATTTCATCTGTGATG GATCACCATGCAATACCTTTGACTTTATCATCAAGCCCTTATTTCAAAGTTTGGATTATTCCGTTCCTCAAGTGACGCTGGATACCTCTGTTGCCCTTGCCAtttcaaaaatatttttattCATATCTACATTGTTCTACCCATGGCTTGATAGTAAATGGATGCCTCAGCCTCTAATTCTTCCTGCTGAAGTGTATAAG GTTGGTGTTACACACTACTTTTCGTTCTTGAAAGCTAGAGAGGAACTCGGCTATGTACCTATGGTGAGGCCTCACGAAGGCTTAGCTGCGACAATCTCATATTGGCAGGAGCGGAAGAGAAGGGAACTGGATGGCCCGACCATATTTACTTGGTTGGCTGTAACAATTGGAATGCTGGCTGTGTTTTCTGCTGCTTGTCTTCCACCAGTCGGCCCATTGAAATGGGTGCTTGACATCCATCTGTTTGTTTTTCGCTCGATGCTTGTGATCCGGCTGGTCTTGGTGATAGCAATTGCATTGCATTTTGGCGAAGCCGTGTATGCCTGGTTGTTGGCGAAAAAGGTTGATCCAAGGAATGCCACTGGGTGGTTTTGGCAAACCTTTGCTCTAGGGTTCTTTTCTCTCCGGTATCTTCTCAAGAGAGCCAGAGGGTGA
- the LOC136477984 gene encoding uncharacterized protein — protein MASANETPAGASTTTAFDGGKCIVNITNIPTLNGTNHRVWREKYELELALGEVDFAITSPCPTEPEDPVRGDNESDADFASRKRDHAKIRMKYDLEHRQWTLSNRKCLLVAKATIEEQIRGSIPECATAKEYLEKIKSQFTGSTKATASSLIKKLVNEKFTGGSIREHILKMNTTASKLKEMNLKEEDFLIHLIFASLPKEYDTFIVNYNMQPERWGIERLISMCAQEEERIKSSQGESAHFVKDNKRKNFNGKNSKPQGKPK, from the exons atggcgtccgccaacgaaaccccggccggagcttcaacaactacggcgTTTGACG gaggcaaatgcattgtgaacattaccaacatcccgacactcaacggaaccaatcaccgtgtgtggcgggagaagtatgaattggaacttgcgttgggagaggtcgattttgccatcacctcaccgtgtcccactgagccagaggacccggtgagaggtgacaatgaatctgacgctgatttcgcttctcggaagcgtgatcatgctaaaataagaatgaaatatgaccttgaacataggcaatggactctctccaaccgtaagtgcctgttggtagccaaagccaccatagaagaacagataaggggctcaatccctgaatgtgctactgctaaagaatatcttgagaaaatcaagagtcagtttactgggtctaccaaggccacagcaagttcactgattaagaagcttgtgaatgagaaattcactggtggtagcataagagagcacattttgaagatgaacactacggcatctaagctaaaagaaatgaatttgaaggaggaggatttcctaattcatttgatttttgcttctttgccgaaagaatatgacaccttcattgtgaactataatatgcagcctgaaagatggggcatagaaagactcatctcaatgtgtgctcaagaagaggagaggataaagtcctcacaaggtgaatctgctcattttgtgaaggacaacaaaagaaagaactttaatggcaagaattctaaaccacaagggaaacctaagtaG
- the LOC136474670 gene encoding outer envelope membrane protein 7-like, with protein sequence MAKEGGGQREGSALKTAVIVAGGLALAWVTVETAFRPFMDRLRAAISRSTDTARDPDQEEAPAPAAAAEAEEEKAPAPAEPSAPPAPAEVEEKVAELEEKVEEAAAADKAE encoded by the coding sequence ATGGCGAAGGAAGGTGGAGGCCAGCGCGAGGGTAGCGCCCTGAAGACGGCGGTGATCGTCGCCGGGGGGCTCGCGCTCGCATGGGTCACCGTGGAGACCGCCTTCAGGCCCTTCATGGACCGCCTCCGCGCCGCCATCTCCCGCTCCACCGACACCGCCCGCGACCCCGACCAGGAGGAGGCCCCCGCGCCTGCCGCTGCGGCCGAGGCGGAGGAGGAGAAGGCGCCCGCACCAGCGGAGCCGTCCGCGCCGCCGGCcccggccgaggtggaggagaagGTGGCCGAGTTGGAGGAGAAGGTggaggaggccgccgccgccgacaagGCCGAGTGA